Proteins encoded within one genomic window of uncultured Draconibacterium sp.:
- a CDS encoding class I SAM-dependent methyltransferase, protein MKTQTAFNKCNFCKSSLTHEVTDLGMQPLCQDRIKPEDLNKMEPHFPLKVYICENCFLTQVPESASPEQIYRDYGYYSSFSDTWLNHAKKYVNHAMEQFEITKNSLVTEIASNDGYLLQYFVEKDIPVLGVEPSVGVAEYAIKEKNIRTEIKFFGVNTAKELVEKYGKSDLIIGNNVLAHVPDINDFVEGMKIFLKDEGVITMEFPHLMRLVAENQFDTIYHEHFSYLAFTVVQKIFSKHDLELFNVEELTTHGGSIRIYAHHKSDTKRSIQQSVFDLMEAENKTGMNSLEYYDSFNEKVKETKRNILAFLIQAKKEGKRIAGYGAPGKGNTLLNYCGIRSDFLDYTVDRSPHKQDTFLPGSHIPVYHPEMLKSTKPDYVLILPWNLKKEIISHHKYVFDWGGKFIVPIPKLTVIDHAYAEKNHYCVKEFS, encoded by the coding sequence ATGAAAACACAAACAGCTTTTAACAAATGTAATTTTTGCAAATCGTCATTAACTCACGAAGTTACCGACCTTGGAATGCAACCACTTTGTCAGGATCGAATAAAACCAGAAGACCTGAACAAAATGGAACCACATTTTCCACTGAAGGTTTATATCTGTGAGAATTGTTTCCTGACCCAAGTACCAGAAAGTGCTTCGCCCGAACAAATTTATCGCGATTATGGATACTATTCATCATTTTCCGACACATGGCTCAACCATGCAAAAAAGTATGTAAATCATGCTATGGAACAATTTGAAATAACAAAAAATAGTTTGGTTACCGAAATTGCCAGTAATGATGGATATTTATTACAATATTTTGTTGAAAAAGATATTCCGGTTCTTGGTGTTGAACCATCAGTAGGAGTTGCTGAGTATGCCATTAAGGAGAAAAACATTAGAACCGAAATTAAGTTTTTTGGCGTCAATACCGCTAAAGAGCTAGTTGAGAAGTACGGAAAATCAGATTTAATTATTGGAAATAATGTATTGGCGCATGTCCCCGACATTAATGATTTTGTTGAAGGAATGAAGATCTTTCTCAAAGACGAAGGTGTTATTACAATGGAATTCCCTCACCTGATGCGACTTGTAGCCGAGAACCAATTTGATACAATTTATCATGAACACTTCTCCTATCTTGCATTTACCGTTGTTCAGAAAATATTCTCAAAACACGACCTGGAACTATTTAATGTAGAAGAACTTACAACCCATGGTGGATCAATACGAATTTATGCACATCACAAAAGTGATACAAAAAGAAGTATCCAACAAAGCGTATTCGACTTAATGGAGGCAGAAAATAAGACCGGAATGAATAGTTTGGAATATTACGATTCGTTTAATGAAAAAGTAAAAGAAACCAAGCGCAACATTTTAGCTTTTCTGATACAAGCAAAAAAGGAGGGGAAACGAATAGCTGGTTATGGAGCTCCCGGTAAAGGTAACACGCTACTTAATTATTGTGGAATCAGATCTGATTTTCTGGATTATACGGTTGACAGAAGCCCACATAAGCAAGATACATTCTTGCCAGGATCTCATATTCCTGTTTATCATCCGGAAATGCTGAAATCCACTAAACCTGACTATGTTCTGATACTTCCCTGGAACCTAAAAAAGGAAATTATTAGCCACCATAAATATGTATTCGATTGGGGAGGGAAATTTATCGTTCCTATTCCAAAATTAACTGTTATCGATCACGCCTATGCTGAAAAGAATCACTACTGTGTAAAAGAATTCAGTTAA
- a CDS encoding sugar phosphate nucleotidyltransferase, giving the protein MKVVLFCGGQGIRLREYSEQIPKPMVTIGYRPILWNVMKYYASYGHKDFILCLGYKGDYIKNYFINYNETLSNNFVYTKGGNEIELLNSDIDDWRITFVDTGLNSNIGMRLLKVKEYLKDEEIFLANYSDGLTNMFLPNMIDWFCKEKGKTAALMAYQPTQSFHIVERESNGIVNNISHIDSSGLHLNTGYFILRKEIFDYINYGEELVEEPFNRLIKEKKLLSWEHEGFWTSMDTFKDKKMLDDIYAQGDPPWEVWTHLENQERKKTRLAKRFSKYVVI; this is encoded by the coding sequence ATGAAAGTAGTCTTATTTTGCGGAGGACAAGGAATCCGGCTCAGAGAATATTCGGAGCAGATCCCGAAACCGATGGTAACGATTGGTTACCGTCCTATTCTTTGGAATGTAATGAAGTATTACGCCAGCTACGGACACAAAGATTTCATTCTTTGCCTCGGATACAAAGGCGATTACATAAAAAACTATTTCATTAATTATAACGAAACGCTATCTAATAATTTTGTTTATACCAAAGGAGGTAATGAAATCGAACTTTTAAATTCGGATATTGACGATTGGAGGATAACCTTTGTTGATACCGGATTAAACTCAAACATTGGTATGCGATTACTAAAAGTGAAAGAATACCTTAAAGACGAAGAAATATTTTTAGCCAACTACAGCGACGGATTAACAAATATGTTCTTACCCAACATGATTGACTGGTTTTGTAAAGAAAAAGGTAAAACCGCAGCGCTTATGGCCTATCAGCCAACACAAAGCTTCCACATTGTAGAACGCGAAAGCAATGGAATTGTTAATAATATTAGCCACATTGATTCTTCAGGATTACATTTAAATACAGGATACTTTATTCTTCGTAAAGAAATATTTGATTATATAAATTATGGCGAAGAGTTAGTAGAAGAGCCTTTCAATCGACTAATAAAAGAGAAAAAACTGCTTTCGTGGGAGCATGAAGGTTTCTGGACAAGTATGGACACATTTAAAGACAAAAAGATGCTCGATGACATTTATGCTCAAGGTGATCCTCCATGGGAAGTATGGACACACCTCGAAAATCAGGAAAGAAAGAAAACCAGACTAGCAAAAAGATTTTCCAAATATGTTGTCATTTAA
- a CDS encoding PIG-L deacetylase family protein produces the protein MLSFKFTNETPLNILCLGAHCDDIEIGVGGTILKIIEENEIGEFNWIVFTSNNTRKKEADISAQHFLENINRKKISINSYRDGFLNADFIKIKEYFEQLKRDTEPDLIFTHYRNDRHQDHRLISDLTWNTWRNHLILEYEIPKYDGDIGNPNVYVPLREKILNQKNKILLENFVSQRGKHWFCEETFTALPRLRGIEAASKFAEAFYVRKLLF, from the coding sequence ATGTTGTCATTTAAATTCACCAATGAAACTCCACTAAATATTTTATGTTTAGGGGCGCATTGCGATGACATAGAGATAGGTGTTGGTGGAACTATACTTAAAATTATTGAAGAAAACGAGATTGGAGAGTTTAACTGGATTGTTTTCACTTCCAATAACACTCGAAAAAAAGAAGCAGATATAAGTGCCCAACATTTTTTAGAAAATATTAATCGCAAAAAGATCTCAATAAATTCATATCGAGACGGATTTTTAAATGCCGATTTCATAAAAATTAAAGAGTATTTTGAGCAACTGAAAAGGGACACAGAACCCGATCTGATATTCACGCATTATAGAAATGACAGACATCAGGATCATCGTCTAATTAGTGACTTAACATGGAATACCTGGCGTAATCACTTAATTCTTGAATATGAGATACCGAAATATGATGGAGATATAGGCAATCCAAATGTTTATGTCCCTCTAAGGGAGAAGATACTAAACCAAAAGAATAAAATATTGCTGGAGAACTTTGTGTCGCAGCGCGGCAAACATTGGTTTTGTGAAGAAACCTTCACTGCCCTGCCCCGTTTGCGAGGCATTGAAGCTGCATCAAAGTTTGCAGAAGCATTTTATGTACGTAAGCTATTATTTTAA
- a CDS encoding class I SAM-dependent methyltransferase, which translates to MKQEICPCCNSYKTEEFFRVKNAPVQSVVTVKSYEEAISIPRMDITLAFCNSCGFIYNSSFDTSIDYYTKGYEDQQGFSPTFTKFITEITNRFINKYNIRNKDVVEIGCGKGDFLNLVCKLGNNRGIGIDPAYVNGRSKPNPNVSFIKEFYSSEHGNLPNDVILCRHTLEHIHNTKTFLETIKQSIHAKNEIIVFFEVPSIVRILKGQAFWDIFNEHCSYFSPGSLARLFKLAGFEVLDVYLEYDEQYLFIEAKTPQTLSPKVHRIEESTKQLRKYVDEFIEKISYQLISYKKLLQNLKDQNKKVALWGGGSKSVGFLTHFDEMKVIKHVVDINPHMQGNYIPGIGIQYVHPNTLCSFKPDIIIIMNAIYKNEIERTLQDMGLTPELICL; encoded by the coding sequence ATGAAACAAGAGATTTGCCCTTGTTGTAATAGTTATAAAACCGAAGAATTTTTTCGGGTTAAAAATGCACCTGTTCAAAGTGTGGTTACTGTAAAATCATACGAAGAAGCAATATCAATTCCACGTATGGATATTACACTGGCTTTTTGTAATTCATGTGGTTTTATATACAACAGCTCGTTTGACACCAGTATTGATTATTACACAAAAGGATATGAAGACCAGCAAGGTTTTTCACCAACATTTACAAAGTTTATAACCGAAATTACCAACCGGTTTATTAACAAATACAATATTCGCAATAAAGATGTTGTGGAAATTGGATGTGGTAAAGGCGATTTTTTAAATCTGGTTTGTAAATTGGGGAACAACAGAGGCATTGGAATTGATCCAGCTTACGTTAACGGTCGATCAAAACCAAATCCAAATGTCTCATTTATAAAAGAATTTTATTCAAGCGAACATGGGAATTTGCCTAACGATGTGATTTTATGCAGACACACACTGGAACACATCCACAACACAAAAACTTTTTTAGAAACTATAAAACAATCCATTCATGCAAAAAATGAAATAATTGTATTTTTTGAAGTCCCCAGTATTGTTCGCATTTTAAAAGGTCAGGCTTTTTGGGATATCTTCAACGAACACTGCTCTTATTTTAGTCCTGGTTCGCTGGCTCGCCTTTTCAAACTAGCTGGATTCGAAGTATTGGATGTATATCTGGAATACGATGAACAATATTTATTTATTGAAGCAAAAACGCCACAAACCTTATCACCAAAAGTTCACAGGATTGAAGAAAGTACAAAACAGCTTCGCAAGTACGTCGATGAATTCATTGAAAAGATCAGCTATCAATTAATCAGTTATAAAAAGCTTCTACAAAATTTAAAAGATCAAAACAAAAAAGTTGCGTTATGGGGAGGCGGCTCGAAATCGGTTGGTTTTTTAACACATTTTGATGAAATGAAAGTAATTAAACACGTTGTTGACATAAATCCTCACATGCAGGGAAACTATATTCCAGGTATTGGTATTCAATATGTACATCCTAATACTCTTTGTTCGTTTAAACCCGACATTATTATTATTATGAATGCTATTTATAAAAATGAAATAGAAAGAACGCTACAAGATATGGGTTTAACTCCTGAGTTAATTTGTTTATAA
- a CDS encoding T9SS type A sorting domain-containing protein, whose product MKKNLLLLVLSIAMVQITHSQVIELVGIGTENVNPSVLVISDPGTVDHVVVEAAAVFRGTTPADVTFSDANESYTVSFNLAEQDFAPTVPNGVTQHWGYYSATFTDVDAGGITLENYNQLENVISFTAYIYRTGGDLNAYSMVTYDHAFVFHNGAADPVTYNFTLPWSMEPRDIEVDIPISELTEDNRYVVIKLTAGAETEELEFDSNNLGHLLNIQNIMLPNIPGDVTDVSLEIYSPNYPTDDKVGDSFITGAILLTTTVNQGCTYTQGYWKTHSEYGPASKPDATWDELTDGPDTEFYSSGMSWIDVFYTSVSGNAYYNLAHQFMAAHLNTLKGIYVPTEVEDALTEANSIFMTAMPEYYEKVKGKTEASKAEIKELTDLASTLADYNEGRIGPGHCGDETYDMEKSAFINTPEEIGIVDLQVYPNPVKGKATISFTPEISARTTIDIYNSTGQKLKRIYDKSVIENIPEIMSFESTRFNEGLYLLVIQNGTSRQTTKVIIKR is encoded by the coding sequence ATGAAAAAAAATTTACTTTTACTTGTTTTGAGTATTGCAATGGTTCAAATTACACATTCTCAAGTCATTGAACTCGTTGGGATTGGTACTGAAAATGTCAATCCTTCAGTCCTCGTCATTTCAGATCCGGGAACAGTCGATCATGTTGTTGTAGAAGCTGCTGCAGTATTTAGAGGCACCACACCAGCTGATGTTACATTTTCTGATGCTAATGAAAGTTACACTGTTTCCTTTAATTTGGCCGAACAAGATTTTGCACCAACAGTTCCGAATGGTGTAACCCAACATTGGGGATATTACTCCGCAACCTTTACTGATGTTGATGCAGGAGGAATTACACTGGAAAACTACAACCAGTTGGAAAATGTGATCTCTTTCACAGCATATATTTATCGCACAGGTGGAGATCTGAATGCATACAGTATGGTTACATATGATCATGCCTTTGTATTCCACAATGGAGCAGCAGACCCAGTAACTTACAACTTTACTTTACCATGGAGTATGGAACCGCGTGATATTGAAGTTGATATTCCAATTAGTGAACTTACCGAAGACAACAGATATGTGGTAATTAAGCTAACGGCTGGTGCAGAAACAGAAGAATTAGAGTTTGACTCTAATAATCTTGGACATCTATTAAATATCCAAAACATAATGCTCCCAAACATCCCAGGCGATGTTACTGATGTAAGTTTAGAGATTTATTCTCCAAATTATCCTACTGATGACAAAGTCGGGGACTCATTTATTACCGGTGCTATTTTACTTACTACCACAGTTAACCAGGGATGTACCTATACCCAAGGATACTGGAAGACCCACTCGGAATATGGACCAGCGAGTAAACCTGACGCTACCTGGGATGAACTCACTGATGGCCCTGATACAGAATTTTACTCATCTGGGATGAGTTGGATAGATGTATTTTATACTTCTGTAAGTGGAAATGCTTATTATAATTTGGCGCACCAGTTTATGGCTGCCCATCTAAATACCCTAAAAGGTATATATGTTCCTACTGAAGTAGAAGATGCTTTAACAGAGGCTAATTCAATTTTTATGACAGCTATGCCCGAGTACTATGAGAAGGTTAAAGGAAAAACAGAAGCTAGTAAGGCTGAGATTAAAGAGTTAACAGATCTTGCTTCAACGCTTGCTGATTATAATGAAGGGAGAATTGGCCCAGGTCATTGTGGCGACGAAACCTATGATATGGAGAAATCAGCATTCATTAATACTCCTGAGGAAATAGGAATAGTTGATTTACAGGTGTATCCAAATCCGGTTAAAGGAAAAGCAACAATTTCATTTACTCCTGAAATTAGTGCAAGAACCACCATCGATATTTACAATTCAACCGGACAAAAACTTAAAAGAATTTATGACAAAAGTGTGATAGAGAACATTCCTGAAATTATGAGTTTCGAAAGTACAAGATTCAATGAAGGTCTCTATCTGTTGGTTATACAAAATGGAACTAGCAGGCAAACCACGAAAGTTATCATTAAAAGGTAA
- a CDS encoding glycosyltransferase, translating to MTKVAQVLRFYSLDEIMEFIKNGGEYPRHNLYCYDQIKESGNKIECIEYDHNSTWNKLGKKINILNLQQQINILKASNGFDVIYAPFIKDVFLLAILKTLHLYKKPILGLGLEVYIPDNKQFVKKLRQKLVRYIYTNGVDSLHFITEKTYQESNKYSPLKSNHDFSRSWGPDVDFCNSFLKQQNTPPTLDYIYSTGGTGRDFKTLIKAFNKIDFDLRITTKKSLDEDASKHLAPNIHINNNIKPGLHSVSLMRNEYYNSLAVALPLADNMQYAPIGLTVLWEALAMGKPVICTQHKLHQFDIEKEKIGFNVGYNDVEGWRQCVNYLINNPQEAKEMGERAKYICKKRYNYKLFSNEIINIIQKIDASQNKTLCVRNN from the coding sequence ATGACAAAAGTTGCACAAGTTCTACGCTTCTATTCTCTGGATGAAATAATGGAGTTTATTAAAAATGGAGGAGAATATCCTCGACACAATCTTTATTGTTACGACCAAATAAAGGAAAGTGGAAACAAAATTGAATGTATTGAATATGATCATAATAGCACATGGAATAAACTTGGGAAAAAGATTAACATATTAAACCTTCAACAACAAATAAATATTCTTAAAGCATCTAATGGGTTCGATGTAATATATGCTCCATTCATAAAAGATGTTTTCTTACTAGCAATATTAAAAACATTACATCTATACAAAAAACCAATTCTTGGATTAGGTCTCGAGGTTTATATTCCAGACAATAAACAATTCGTAAAAAAACTCAGACAAAAATTAGTAAGATACATTTATACAAATGGTGTTGACTCGCTTCATTTTATCACTGAAAAAACCTATCAAGAATCGAATAAATACAGCCCGCTAAAGAGCAATCATGATTTTTCCAGGTCATGGGGGCCGGATGTAGATTTTTGTAATTCTTTTCTTAAACAACAAAATACACCTCCTACTCTCGATTATATTTATTCAACAGGCGGAACAGGCAGAGATTTTAAAACATTAATAAAAGCATTTAATAAAATTGATTTTGATCTTCGTATAACGACAAAGAAAAGTCTGGACGAAGATGCGTCAAAACATCTAGCGCCTAACATTCACATTAACAATAACATAAAGCCGGGATTACATTCTGTTAGTTTAATGAGAAATGAATATTACAATTCGCTGGCAGTTGCTTTACCTCTGGCCGACAATATGCAATATGCTCCAATTGGCCTTACTGTTTTATGGGAAGCATTAGCTATGGGAAAACCCGTAATCTGCACACAGCACAAACTGCATCAGTTCGATATTGAAAAAGAAAAAATTGGATTTAATGTTGGCTACAATGATGTTGAAGGATGGCGACAATGTGTAAATTATTTAATTAATAATCCACAAGAGGCAAAAGAAATGGGGGAAAGGGCGAAGTACATTTGCAAGAAACGATATAATTACAAATTATTTTCTAATGAAATTATTAATATAATTCAGAAAATTGATGCTTCCCAAAACAAAACGTTATGTGTCCGAAATAATTAA
- a CDS encoding lipopolysaccharide biosynthesis protein, with protein MSDTETNTAENLKEKALNGFKWTFLDNVGRLGGQFIIGIVLARILTPEDFGLIGMLTIFIVIGRSLTNSGFGQALIQKQNADRIDFSTVFYFNIFTSIIIYLIIFVGSPLIAKFYREPQLVLLTKILCLEFILNAFSLIHTTYLQKNLKFKAPSIIGIISVVISGATSIVLALKGIGVWALVTNTVLQSLITTVLLWKVSKWRPLPIFSIKSLKCLFAYGSKILVAGILNSVFKNIYFLVIGRFFQAESLGYYTRANQFTNLPLNTITLVITKVTYPVFSSIQDDIPKLTIGYTKSIRMLSAVALPLMGIMYIIARPIIMIVLGDKWLPVVPYWQIMCLYSWIYVVYTINNLIITAKGYSGYYLRIQITNKVLIVLSILVTYKYGITTMIYGHMAATIVTYIIGSLYLKKIMNISIFYQIKNILPFIISAGFIIVSSLPLNRMNLNEYETLISNLATGTIVYIFFLWLFRVDELKQGVKGMLNMKNTIRTKFNK; from the coding sequence ATGAGTGATACAGAAACAAACACTGCAGAAAACCTAAAAGAAAAAGCACTCAACGGTTTCAAGTGGACATTTCTCGATAATGTTGGTAGGCTTGGTGGTCAATTTATTATTGGAATAGTATTAGCCCGAATTCTAACTCCTGAAGATTTTGGATTAATTGGGATGCTCACCATTTTTATTGTTATTGGAAGATCATTGACCAATAGTGGCTTCGGTCAAGCTTTAATTCAGAAGCAAAATGCTGATAGAATTGATTTCTCGACAGTATTTTATTTTAACATCTTTACCAGTATAATAATATATCTAATAATATTTGTTGGATCACCATTAATCGCTAAGTTTTACAGAGAACCACAATTAGTTTTATTGACCAAAATTCTTTGTTTAGAATTTATTTTAAATGCATTCTCGTTAATACACACAACATATTTACAGAAGAATCTTAAATTTAAAGCCCCCTCTATAATTGGGATTATAAGTGTTGTTATTTCCGGAGCTACAAGTATAGTATTGGCACTTAAAGGAATTGGGGTTTGGGCGTTAGTTACGAACACTGTCCTCCAAAGTTTAATTACAACTGTATTACTTTGGAAAGTTAGCAAATGGAGACCATTACCCATTTTTAGTATTAAGTCTTTAAAATGTTTATTCGCTTACGGATCAAAAATCTTAGTAGCTGGAATATTAAATTCAGTATTTAAAAATATATACTTTTTAGTTATTGGACGTTTTTTTCAGGCTGAAAGCCTTGGGTATTATACACGTGCAAATCAATTTACGAATCTGCCTCTTAATACAATTACACTGGTAATTACGAAAGTAACTTACCCGGTCTTTTCGTCAATTCAAGACGACATTCCAAAATTAACAATAGGATATACAAAATCTATTCGAATGTTATCGGCAGTTGCATTACCTCTAATGGGGATAATGTACATCATAGCCAGACCAATCATTATGATTGTGCTTGGAGACAAGTGGTTGCCAGTTGTTCCGTATTGGCAAATTATGTGTTTATACAGTTGGATTTATGTTGTTTATACTATTAACAACCTGATAATTACAGCAAAAGGATATAGTGGCTACTATTTACGTATACAAATAACGAATAAAGTACTCATCGTTCTCTCGATTTTAGTTACCTATAAGTATGGAATTACAACAATGATTTACGGTCATATGGCCGCAACAATTGTAACCTATATAATTGGGAGTTTATACTTGAAAAAAATAATGAATATTTCAATATTTTATCAAATCAAGAATATTCTACCTTTTATTATCTCAGCTGGCTTTATTATTGTATCCAGTTTACCTCTAAACAGAATGAACCTAAATGAATATGAAACTCTAATCAGTAATTTAGCTACTGGCACTATAGTATATATCTTTTTCTTATGGTTATTTAGAGTAGATGAGCTAAAGCAAGGAGTCAAAGGAATGTTGAATATGAAAAATACAATAAGAACCAAATTCAACAAATAG
- a CDS encoding glycosyltransferase family 4 protein has product MNLIFISIGKYPNQRASAIRHSTLAQGVYENGHNVWFFILSPQDWNCLEKEYNGVTYTSLNKYNGNNKILKALYFKESLVCLKKKISEIHNKNTVDGIITYSTNNLIIQTALSVGKKHKIRVFHERTELPYVIGKSQSFIGNLKYDFYLNKLIPKFDGIFVISDKLREFFLSRNRNIEKILTIVDTNFFNNQSKPIYNFPYIAYCGKMSGTKDGVPILVESFAKLLNQFPSYRLLLIGDNSDKNAIKDTIDSIHNFDMKDKIIFTGMVPREDMPKLLGNSSLLVVSKPDNEQNSGNFPIKVGEYLSTGIPVVVTKVGEIPKFITDGENGFLATPDSVESFYTKMHEALIDSNRARKIGMNGRVLAQEVFDYRIQAKKMTDFIYNTPNKWE; this is encoded by the coding sequence ATGAATTTAATTTTTATATCAATTGGAAAATATCCAAATCAAAGAGCATCTGCAATACGTCATTCGACATTGGCTCAAGGAGTTTATGAGAATGGGCACAACGTATGGTTTTTCATTTTAAGCCCCCAGGATTGGAATTGTCTCGAAAAAGAATACAATGGCGTTACTTATACATCTTTGAACAAGTACAATGGAAATAATAAAATATTAAAAGCATTATATTTTAAAGAATCGCTTGTTTGCTTGAAAAAGAAGATCTCCGAAATTCATAATAAAAACACAGTAGATGGAATAATTACTTATTCCACTAATAATTTAATTATTCAAACAGCACTATCGGTTGGTAAAAAACACAAAATAAGGGTCTTTCATGAACGAACAGAGTTACCATATGTAATAGGAAAATCTCAATCATTTATCGGGAATCTCAAATATGATTTTTATCTCAACAAATTAATACCCAAGTTTGACGGGATATTCGTTATTAGTGATAAATTAAGAGAATTCTTTTTATCTCGAAATAGAAATATTGAGAAAATTCTAACTATAGTTGACACCAATTTTTTCAATAATCAGTCAAAACCGATTTATAACTTTCCATACATTGCATATTGTGGAAAAATGAGCGGAACCAAAGATGGAGTTCCTATTCTAGTAGAATCATTTGCAAAGTTATTAAATCAATTTCCGTCATATCGATTATTATTGATAGGAGATAATTCTGACAAAAATGCAATAAAAGACACTATAGACTCCATTCACAATTTTGACATGAAAGATAAGATTATATTCACAGGTATGGTACCACGAGAGGATATGCCAAAGCTCTTAGGAAATTCAAGTTTATTGGTTGTTTCAAAACCCGACAACGAACAAAATTCCGGAAACTTTCCAATAAAAGTTGGCGAATACCTATCAACAGGCATACCTGTTGTTGTAACAAAAGTTGGAGAAATACCTAAATTTATTACTGATGGAGAAAATGGATTTCTTGCGACTCCGGACTCCGTTGAATCTTTCTACACTAAAATGCATGAAGCATTGATCGATTCTAACAGGGCCAGGAAAATTGGGATGAATGGAAGAGTTTTAGCACAAGAGGTTTTTGATTACAGAATACAAGCAAAAAAAATGACCGATTTTATCTATAACACACCAAATAAATGGGAATAA
- a CDS encoding CapA family protein, translating to MGIKITIGGDFCITPPYLNRNLISSSVTNLFTKSDINIVNLECPIIENGNNLKLLKTGPHLYSKKETFTLLSKLKIDAVTLANNHILDYGPAGVATTIEECNNNNILGVGAGLNIYQAATPAIIEKKGARIAILNFCENEWSIAKNELAGANPINIIENLKQIKNARDLAELVIVIIHGGHEYYDLPSPNMVKTYRFLAENGADAIIGHHPHCIGGYEFHNNVPIIYSLGNMLFTKSNKPKKWYTGLIVQLDFEKKQQLKIELHPIHQSEQTFHLTLLRNDKKEEVLNKVSEYSEIIKNENSLHHNWQHFVNSKKRAINLFSPVNILPGRYFKAALNRLGFNKILLPEHYLVRILNHIRCEAHRDILIESLQSKFQKDENCNTSSTK from the coding sequence ATGGGAATAAAAATAACTATTGGAGGTGATTTCTGTATTACCCCACCCTATTTAAATAGAAATCTGATTTCCTCATCAGTAACAAACTTATTTACTAAATCAGACATCAATATTGTAAATCTGGAATGTCCGATAATTGAAAATGGGAATAATTTAAAGCTTCTTAAAACAGGCCCACATCTTTACTCAAAGAAAGAGACATTTACACTATTAAGTAAACTTAAAATCGATGCTGTAACTTTAGCAAATAATCATATTCTGGATTATGGACCGGCAGGAGTTGCCACCACAATAGAAGAGTGTAATAACAATAATATATTAGGTGTAGGTGCCGGGCTTAATATATATCAGGCCGCTACACCAGCAATAATTGAAAAAAAAGGAGCACGTATTGCTATACTTAATTTTTGTGAGAACGAATGGTCGATTGCTAAAAATGAACTCGCCGGAGCAAATCCTATTAATATAATTGAGAATCTAAAACAAATAAAAAATGCTCGCGACTTGGCCGAATTAGTAATAGTAATAATTCATGGAGGACATGAGTATTACGATTTGCCAAGTCCAAACATGGTAAAAACATATCGGTTCTTGGCAGAAAATGGAGCAGATGCAATTATCGGACACCATCCACACTGCATTGGCGGATATGAATTCCATAATAATGTACCTATAATATATAGTTTAGGGAATATGTTATTTACAAAATCAAATAAACCTAAAAAATGGTACACTGGATTAATCGTTCAGCTTGATTTTGAAAAAAAACAACAGTTGAAAATTGAATTACACCCTATTCATCAATCAGAGCAAACTTTCCATCTAACTTTATTGAGAAATGACAAAAAAGAGGAGGTATTAAATAAAGTTTCTGAGTATTCAGAAATAATTAAGAACGAAAATAGTCTTCATCACAATTGGCAACATTTCGTCAATAGCAAAAAAAGAGCTATTAATCTATTTTCGCCTGTAAATATTCTCCCGGGCCGATATTTTAAAGCAGCTTTAAATCGGTTAGGATTTAATAAGATACTTCTACCCGAACATTATCTGGTTCGTATTCTTAATCATATCCGATGTGAGGCGCACAGAGATATTTTAATCGAATCACTTCAATCAAAATTTCAAAAAGATGAAAATTGCAATACATCATCGACCAAATAG